GCACCAGGAGTACCTGCCTGGCCCATGAGAGGTGCATTGCCATCATGGGCCTCCTCTACAGGGGTCTGGTTGGTGTGCACCACTATCGTGTTTTCATCCACAAGCTCACAGGCCTGGTTAGTGAAGGCAGAAAGTGGAAGGGTGATGCGCTGCATTTCTCGCTCATAAACCTTCTGCTCGTGCTGCTCCTTCAAGTCTTTGCCCCTAGAGAGAAAACCAGAACAGGTGCTCTGAGTGCTACTGCAGTAAGGTCATGCCCTACAAGTGGGCACTGGCCTAAAGGCACTGCAGCAGAAGGGAAGAGGCTACTGCTCCAACAAAAAATCAGGCCTTCAACATGAATGTGAGGTGCTGGGTTTTTCCCCAAACTCCCAACTACAGTGCTGAAAGCACCCAGGCAAACAGAGCTGGTGGGGGTGAAATTTCCAACAGTCCTTGCTTCTGACTGGTTCATCTAGTATTACAATGTCATGGAGGTTAAAGCCAGGCCCCTCCCACCTGTCACTGGACTCAAGGCCCAGACAGTAGATAGGGAAACAACACATGTGGCAGCAAACTGAATTTTAGTTTATAGCTCTGTCTTGAGTCCCTGTAACATGCATGACTGCTGGGTCAAAGCAGGAGCCGCCAACGTTTAGAGAAGCCATTAACTGTGAATGGTAGGAAAGGATGCAAGAGCTCTGGGTGGTAGCTGGCATTTGCACAGGTGAGGAGAGGGAAAGACACTCTTTAGGCACTGAATATCTCCCAGAAAGCAAACTGAGTTAATGGCCCTGCTCAGAGTAGGTGTGTAATGAGCTTATGTGCCTGCTGTGTTCCAAAGAGACTTGCTTCTCCAAACTACCTGACCCTTCACAGGACAGCAAGGAAGGTGAGAAGTCTTCAACGTCTGGTGCCAAGaagtggcttttttaaaaaaatgagtgacAGGTGTTATTGAACTCTATAGTGAAGGTAACAAGTGCTTTAGTTAATGAGAAAAACccgggttttgttgttgttttttaaaaaaaagtgctacATGCAAAATGTAACTCTAACGGGGAAGCAAATGCACCTGAATATGGCTGtctgaaaagggaaaaaactgAAGCAGCCAGTGCTGACCCTGCCTTAAGCTTGAACTTGGGCTATTTTGAATTAAGGGAGGAGCTACTAAGAGTCAAGCCTCCCCAAAATCCAAATCTTCTCACAGCAAAGACAGTCCTGGCAGAGCCAGGCCACAGTTCAACGGAAGTCTGGTGGATCAGAAATTACATCTCAGACTGTACTCAGCTTGAGCCCTGCCGTAGTCAGCTCCCACTCAAGGGGCTAGAACAGCTTCCAGGGTTTACTGCCAGACACTTCTAGTGCAGTCtaatgttctttcttccctccacccctgccAGTCCTCTCTATCTACCTTCACTGGCACCCTGAATCATACTCATTGGAAAGTGCTAGATTTGTGCTTTAACCTTATGTAACACTGAGCGAGTCTCTGCTGTCCAAGCTTGCTGATACATCTTATTTAAGGACTTGGCTCAGCCTGGGAGGGACTCATTCTGCTTCACTAGGAGAGGTTGGCAGCTAGAGCTGCAAGAGTTAAGCCCTAAAGCAGGGATGTGATGATCGCTCTGTGGCTCTAGGATGTCTGTCTGGAATGCTATAGACAAACTGCAGGCCTGATCAGCCTGTCAGGTGCACACGTAACTCTGACTGAACTGAATGGGAGTTGAGCATGTGCAGCTGTCAGGCTAACTAGGCCATGCAATTCAAAGGACAAATTTAGGAAAGGGAAAGAATTATGATTCTACCCTGTTTTCAAATAGATGAAGGCATATACACTAAAGGGACAGATGGTTAGACTGCCATGAGTAGGAAGGGGAAGAGTGGGCTCAGCCAAGGGAAGACACAGAACAAAGGGCGGGTTACTGTGGTttgggtgtttgtttttaaatacagctgTTATTACTTTCCCTGTCTCACTGTGTTAGGGCCTAATCCTATGAGGtactcaactcccactgatttaacaGAGTAGCCAGTGCTCAGGCCCACCCATGATCAGGTGCTTATGACACTCAGATGTGCTGGCAGGTCCATATTGGGGAATCATAGGCAGACTGGCCAATGTGTCTACGTAACTGCAGCCCTGCCAAGGGCCTCTGAATTGCAATAATGGAATGAAATTCCAGAGGTTAATAAGTCTTGTCTCTGAAAAGTTTCACAAGGCAAGTGGTGAAAGCTCTATCACTCAAGACATATAAAACTATACTGTGCAGCATCCAAGAGGCTGTACTTCAAGGGGAGTGGgctcctcccctggccctggagGATGGGGGGTTTACTATGGGACCTAATACCTCTGTGTTCAAATGAGTTCCATTGAGGCTATGACAAGACCAGATCTCACAGCAGCACCACCACTAATGTATAAGAGCCTACACTTCCCAGAGTCCTGCatgaactgggactcaggtgtTCTCTATAGCAGCtcagaatttcctgacttttataGGCCTGTATCACAGCCACAATGCAAACTCTTGATCCAGAGACTACTTACCTTTTGTAGATGTAGCCCACAACAATGCCAGCTCCAATGGCAATGATTATCACCATCATGATAAAGGCCATCACAGAGCCTATGGAGAAGGAGCAGAAGCGACAAAATTAGGAACAAGGCAGTACCTCAGCCTCTATATACAGCAGTGGCTTTaggattcagaaaagaaacaTCCTGTTCTAGTCCCACTGAGGAATCTAGAGAATGTTCCTAGAGGTCATACCTAATGTCCCTAAGTCCTTCTTTTCCTTGGAGTTCATCCGGACTCTCTGACTGATCCCAATGACAGGCTGCACAGCAGCTGCCTCGCTCCGGGCTGGTAAAGTATCAGCTGGTTCAAATACCTGGTCTATCCCCTGAGAAACCTCAGCCGCAACTGTAGGGACCAGAGTCTTTGTGGAGGAGGTAGCACctgttggggaaaaaatacattaaaatattgaaGTGTGTCACCAAAGTTTCATAGCAACACCTATCTTGTGAATGGGGCACAAACCCATCTCAGACCCAGAACCCTGGGACCTTCCTCATCTTAGGCTGACAAATACTCCCACTGCCCCTTAGATATTACAGTGCCTCCGCACAGATGGGAGaaaacacacatacacttttCAGTTCAACTGCTGCTAAAGGTCAAGGGCAATCTAGGCAACTGGCAGAGCAAAGCACCAAAACAGGAGTAAGAGAACAGAGGagagaactgaacccagagcATAATCATAATCAAAGGGCCACCAGGTAAATCCATTTATAGCTCAATatacagagaaaaacaaacaaacacactgaACAGAAATGACCAAGCTGATCAATATCCCCATACTGAACTCTTGTAGGAGCTCCCGCTGTTCtatttccctcctccctcaaCATTCTTGAGCAGGAAAGGCCTGCGTGGGACTGGTCTATGAAAGAATTTAAGTCCATCACCGCTCTCTTATCATTTACAGCTTGCTACCAAACAGCCCTTGTGGAAGAGTGAACTGAAGATGATGGGGAATGGAAGAGGGGGAGCACTCACTCTGGGTCCACCATCTAGCTCACCTTTCATATTCCTGACAAAAGCTAAAGGGGGTGTCACCTCAGGGCACTAGCAATATAAACCTTTCACATCCTAGCAAAGCATCATCCATGTGGCTCACTAATCTTCATATTCCATTTCATATGACCACTCTGGAGTAACAAAGGCCATACCAGCAGGACACGCTTCTACTTCCTGTCTGGGCTAACCCTAGATAAGAAAAACTACCTTTTTAGAGGAGACCCCACACTCAATATGCTGCCAGGACTGAAAGCCACCCTCCAGAGCATCTTTTCAGAATGCTCCTCCCACACATATGATGGCAATGTTCCTTCCTCTAGGCATTTTTCCTTGGAGCATTTTGGTTCAATACCTCCACAGAGTCTGTGATCATCCAGACTGACCTCccgtataacacagaccataggacttccttgaattaatttctctttgaactatagcatatcttttagaaaaaaactatTATGTGAGGAGGGTGGAGGGTTGGGTTAGTAACAGACAGGAGACCACCAGGAAATAAGGGTCCCTCTGTAGAGGGATGTTACTTCACACAGTGCCTTTCAGAAAAAAAGAGCACAGGATCTAGCAGGGGCTATTTCTGGGGAAGAGAAAGCACTGGGACAGCCCCTGCCCGGGCAGACATACCACAGCAGGGAAGGTGGGTTTAATCTGACAAAATGGCTGAATCCCTGGCAACTGCACTAATTGCTCAGCATATTGGCTCCCAATCCCAGGCAGTTCCCCAGTCCtaggacttttaaaaaaagagccatAAACAGGGAACATCTACTCTGCTTTGTCCTTAATGAGAAGCAGTCCAAGGGTAGGAGGAttgagaagactgagggaggcaaGAATTCTGAttcctgcctggggtgggggactACATTCAAGGAGAGATATGCTCTCCTGTAGAACAAAAGGGTGGGTAGAAAGACATGCATGGGGTCTCCTGGAAATCCTCCAAAGCACCTGCAatcctcccagcttgatattgtctgtaaactttataagtgtagcctctatgctattatctaaataacctatgaagatattgaacaggacCGGACCCAGAATCAATCCCagcaggaccccactcgataagcccttccagcttgactgtgaatcactgatgactactctctgggaacagttttttaaccaaaacaaaTTTTGGAATGAAAGATGGGTGACTCTCAGACATGAGAGAGGAGAGCAAACAAGCAGATAGGTCAGACAGGATCAGTGCAGATGTGTTCCGTATTGTGCATGTTCAAACTTTGTCACTGAAATAGTCCTAAACAGTAGGTCTCTCACAAGATTATTCTCCACTCTAATACCTCTATCAGGAAGATTTTCCTGGTATTCCAgttcttccctttcttaatttcttCCTGTTAATCCTAATTATTCTCCCATCAGACAATTCCTCTCCATACCTgtaggtggctagcccatgccccTATCAATCCCCTGGTGTCCATTCTGGATAGCTTTACTTGTTTAATCTTTGCCTCCAGCCCCCTGTGGTTTCCGGGGTGCCCCAGCTGTTTGGGAAGCTCTCCCTGAGCCCTGACATTCTGCTGCTCTTGGCTCCCTCTGGTTTGTCAACAGCTGAGCTGCCCACCCTGACATGGCCTTTCCCTGCAGTGACCTTAGGGCAGGACCACGTAGGAccaggggctggtggggagggggctgcgcaGAGGCCCTCTCTGGGGCTGGAGACACAGCCCAAGGGGCAGACCCACACCTGGGAAGGGCCGGGATGACGTCACGGAGGGTGCCTTGGAAGGAAAGGCGGAGGCTGGCTCACTCCacgtgcagggggcggggccagccccgcccgggggggcggggctaaATTGTTTACACGCCGACCTCTCGCCGCTGGGATGACATCACCCCAAAACAGGAGACCAATGGGAAGCCCCTAGAAGCTCGGCAACAGGGCAGCCAATCCCgctgcagcaggggtggggactgGCAACCGCGCCCCCTCGTTTTTCACCGGAGGCGCCCCCCCCCGCGCGCGCGCACGTGCCCGGGCCCCGCTGATCCCACGCGGGGAGAGCAGCGGGCACGTGGCCCTGCAGCGGGCGGGGACCCCGGACTGGGGGAGCGGGGCTCGCGCCAGCCCGGGGAAGCGCGCGGCCAGCCCGGCGCCACGGGAGCTGGGGGCGGCCGGGCGGAACCCCGCTCACCTGGGCAGGGGGCGATGGCGCAGAGGCTCCGCTCCGGGGTCCCGGCCGCGCCGCTCACGTAGCACCAGGGGGCCGCGTCGCCGTCGGGGTTCCGGCAGCTGCTGTGATCCTCGGAGACTGGGGGCCGGGAAAGACAGTTACggcgctgcaggggctgggctgggcttggaCCCCGGTGCgggagacccccctccccagcacgcacaggagcggggagctgcggggggtgcgtgtgtgtgtgacaatAACACAACCGACCAGCTGTTTGCCGCCCCCGCCCTTGCAATAAAACCCAACCACCGCCGAGCAGGAGCCGAGCGCACCTACCTGCAAGCGGCGCGGAGGTGGAGTTTCTCTGCACCGCCAGCCAGTTCAAGCAGGGGACGCCGCCCGTGGCGAACTGTTGGTTGCCCCGGTAGGAAACTCCATTGCCGCGGACACACTCTGGAGAGGACGAGAGACCCCCACAGGCCCTGAAACCGCCCGCACACTTTGTAACCAACAGCAGCCCCCCCGCTTGTGCTCGCCCCCACGCTGCGCCGGTCTCCTCGCCCCTGCCCTCAACGCAGCTCTAAAACATCAAAGCACCGAACAGCCTCCCTGCCGCCATGACATTTCCGATGTAAACAGGGGCGAACAAACTAGATTCTAAACGGGGGCAGCAGAAAGGCGGTCAGCGCCGCCAAGCCACTCGGACAGGGGCTGCTGCTTCCACGCGATTTTAGACTCCGCAAACCGCCCAGCAGGGGAGGTTTGGGCAACCAGCTCCTCGGGTCTTCAAACGGGCATATACAAGAAGTCCAGTCCCCTGGAGTGCCGGGGGCTGGGGGAATGACCCTCTCGAGGCCCCTACCAGGGCTGCGAATAAAGGGTAAAAGAGACGTGACCTATCTCCAGGCGCAGGGACAGTGGGGTGCTGAAAGTGGAAACCGCAGATTTGGCTGTTATTACAACTTCgggccagggagagcagccgCGCCCTGGGTCCAGCACCCCCGTGAAGGGGCTCCacggggaaaggggagggggggatgctTCCCTACCAATGTCATCCCCTGGCAGAGAAAGGGGGATTTTCAGGAGGCTGAGATGTGTCTTTGTTCCTGGTAACAAAGATGGAGCTCGGAGTCCCTCTCTCCGAAATCATACGGAAgaagacccccccaccccatagcaGGGCAATGCGGGCTCCTTCGCCGGCCCCCCGCGCGGCGAGCTCCCGGGAGGTGGCTACGTGTGTGTGGTCCCGGGGGGTTCTCGGGGCTTTCGCGCTCACCTTCGGCGGCGGACGCTGCAGTCAGCAGCGCGGTGCTGAGAAGCAAAGCTTGCCCCCAGTCCAGCATCCTCGGTCCCGCCCGTGCCCAAGCAAAGGCTGAAGAACAATTAGCCGGGGAAGTCTCGGCGATCTCGCTCCGCTTTCGCCTCGGCCCCGGCTTTGCAGCTGGCAGATCTGCCCTTGTTTTCTCTTGTGGTAAACAGCCCCGGCTGGAGCTCCCTGCACTCGCTGCAGCGCAGGCTCCTCCTCTCCAGAGCCTCGGCAGGCTGCGAGAGAGAGACAGCCGCAGCAGAGAGCGTGG
This genomic stretch from Lepidochelys kempii isolate rLepKem1 chromosome 15, rLepKem1.hap2, whole genome shotgun sequence harbors:
- the PIK3IP1 gene encoding phosphoinositide-3-kinase-interacting protein 1 isoform X2; this encodes MTESWRLPDPGAGSGRPRGARCPPPRSLLRLSLSRSLPRLWRGGACAAASAGSSSRGCLPQEKTRADLPAAKPGPRRKRSEIAETSPANCSSAFAWARAGPRMLDWGQALLLSTALLTAASAAEVSEDHSSCRNPDGDAAPWCYVSGAAGTPERSLCAIAPCPGATSSTKTLVPTVAAEVSQGIDQVFEPADTLPARSEAAAVQPVIGISQRVRMNSKEKKDLGTLGSVMAFIMMVIIIAIGAGIVVGYIYKRGKDLKEQHEQKVYEREMQRITLPLSAFTNQACELVDENTIVVHTNQTPVEEAHDGNAPLMGQAGTPGA
- the PIK3IP1 gene encoding phosphoinositide-3-kinase-interacting protein 1 isoform X3, translating into MTESWRLPDPGAGSGRPRGARCPPPRSLLRLSLSRSLPRLWRGGACAAASAGSSSRGCLPQEKTRADLPAAKPGPRRKRSEIAETSPANCSSAFAWARAGPRMLDWGQALLLSTALLTAASAAEECVRGNGVSYRGNQQFATGGVPCLNWLAVQRNSTSAPLAGATSSTKTLVPTVAAEVSQGIDQVFEPADTLPARSEAAAVQPVIGISQRVRMNSKEKKDLGTLGSVMAFIMMVIIIAIGAGIVVGYIYKRGKDLKEQHEQKVYEREMQRITLPLSAFTNQACELVDENTIVVHTNQTPVEEAHDGNAPLMGQAGTPGA
- the PIK3IP1 gene encoding phosphoinositide-3-kinase-interacting protein 1 isoform X1, whose product is MTESWRLPDPGAGSGRPRGARCPPPRSLLRLSLSRSLPRLWRGGACAAASAGSSSRGCLPQEKTRADLPAAKPGPRRKRSEIAETSPANCSSAFAWARAGPRMLDWGQALLLSTALLTAASAAEECVRGNGVSYRGNQQFATGGVPCLNWLAVQRNSTSAPLAVSEDHSSCRNPDGDAAPWCYVSGAAGTPERSLCAIAPCPGATSSTKTLVPTVAAEVSQGIDQVFEPADTLPARSEAAAVQPVIGISQRVRMNSKEKKDLGTLGSVMAFIMMVIIIAIGAGIVVGYIYKRGKDLKEQHEQKVYEREMQRITLPLSAFTNQACELVDENTIVVHTNQTPVEEAHDGNAPLMGQAGTPGA